A genome region from Clostridium pasteurianum includes the following:
- the folE gene encoding GTP cyclohydrolase I FolE: MSIDTKAIEKHVRGILIALGDNPDREGLKDTPKRVAKMYAEVFEGMNYSNDEIADMFNKTFEEDLKEDEEDNIVLVKDIEIFSHCEHHMTLMYNMNVAVAYIPDKRLIGLSKIARIADMVSKRLQLQERIGKDIAEIMEKITNSGDIAVIIKGEHGCMTSRGIRKPGAQTTTMTLKGRFKTDDSLVNKLMALYKA, from the coding sequence ATGTCTATCGATACAAAAGCAATTGAAAAACATGTAAGAGGAATTCTAATAGCTTTAGGAGATAACCCTGATAGAGAAGGCCTTAAAGATACTCCAAAACGAGTAGCTAAAATGTATGCAGAAGTATTTGAAGGAATGAACTACTCTAACGATGAAATAGCCGATATGTTTAATAAAACCTTTGAAGAAGACCTAAAAGAAGATGAAGAAGATAATATAGTCCTTGTAAAAGACATTGAAATATTCAGCCACTGTGAGCACCATATGACTCTTATGTACAACATGAATGTTGCAGTAGCTTATATACCAGATAAAAGGCTTATAGGTCTAAGCAAAATAGCTAGAATAGCAGATATGGTTTCAAAAAGACTTCAGCTTCAAGAACGAATCGGGAAAGATATTGCTGAAATAATGGAAAAGATAACCAACTCAGGAGACATTGCAGTAATTATAAAAGGTGAACATGGCTGCATGACCTCAAGAGGCATTAGAAAGCCAGGAGCACAAACTACCACTATGACTCTTAAAGGAAGATTTAAAACTGATGATTCACTTGTAAATAAACTTATGGCTTTATATAAAGCATAA
- the queE gene encoding putative 7-carboxy-7-deazaguanine synthase QueE, producing the protein MNYKVVEKFISINGEGLRSGQLSVFIRFAHCNLDCIYCDTKWANNENVKYEIMTQEEIYSYIKGTGIKNVTLTGGEPLLQKGMHELLELIASDNTLNVEIETNGSICLNNFLLNENRPSFNMDYKLPESGMENFMETSNFKYLTKKDVVKFVVSSLDDLKNAKNIIDKFSLLRKTNIYLSPVFHKISPETIVNFMKDNKLNDVTLQIQIHKIIWDSNKRGV; encoded by the coding sequence ATGAATTACAAAGTGGTTGAAAAATTTATAAGTATAAACGGTGAAGGTCTTCGTTCAGGTCAATTATCAGTATTTATAAGATTTGCTCATTGCAATTTAGACTGCATATACTGTGATACAAAATGGGCAAATAATGAAAATGTAAAGTATGAAATCATGACACAAGAAGAAATATATTCATATATAAAGGGAACTGGAATTAAAAATGTCACTCTTACAGGAGGAGAACCACTTCTTCAAAAAGGAATGCATGAACTTTTAGAACTTATTGCTAGTGATAACACTTTGAATGTAGAAATAGAAACCAACGGCAGCATATGTCTTAATAACTTTCTATTAAATGAAAACAGACCTTCCTTTAACATGGATTATAAGCTTCCAGAGAGCGGCATGGAAAACTTTATGGAAACCTCAAACTTTAAATATTTAACTAAAAAAGATGTTGTAAAATTTGTAGTAAGTTCATTAGATGATCTTAAGAATGCAAAAAATATAATAGATAAATTTAGCCTTTTGAGAAAAACTAATATATACTTAAGTCCTGTTTTTCACAAGATTTCTCCAGAAACAATAGTTAATTTTATGAAGGATAACAAACTAAATGATGTAACTTTACAAATACAAATCCACAAAATTATATGGGATTCAAATAAAAGAGGTGTATAA
- the queD gene encoding 6-carboxytetrahydropterin synthase QueD, whose amino-acid sequence MYILKIEDNFDSAHFLRGYKGKCANIHGHRWKVQVEIQSSQLIDGMVEDFTVLKMSIKDIIRFYDHALIIEKGSLRSLTFNCLKEDGFRIIELDFRPTAENFSKLFYDEISKLNYNVKKVTVYETPNNCASYTKEV is encoded by the coding sequence ATGTATATATTAAAAATAGAAGACAATTTTGATAGTGCACATTTTCTTAGGGGGTATAAAGGTAAATGTGCAAATATTCACGGTCACAGATGGAAAGTTCAAGTTGAAATACAATCCAGTCAATTAATTGATGGCATGGTAGAAGATTTCACAGTCTTAAAAATGAGTATCAAAGATATTATTAGATTTTACGATCATGCTTTAATAATAGAAAAAGGTAGTCTTAGATCTCTTACTTTTAATTGCCTTAAGGAAGATGGTTTTAGAATTATCGAACTTGATTTTAGACCAACAGCAGAAAACTTTTCAAAATTATTTTATGATGAGATATCTAAGCTTAATTATAATGTAAAAAAAGTAACAGTATATGAAACACCAAATAACTGTGCTTCATACACAAAAGAGGTATAA
- a CDS encoding acyl-CoA dehydratase activase, with protein MRILGIDLGSREVKLALMEDNKICDYFKISTINFYKNYCSYKNNKIEVDLGKLNISDIDRAVSTGYGKNNTNLSMFKPINEIKAHVYGAMYQTKLYDFVLLDIGGQDVKVARVENKFIKDLELNEKCAASCGRYLENMATVLEVPLDEMSSFYKNPVKLNSTCAVFSESELIGKIAEGTPMDRLCAGVNYSMYNKMKPLLAKFRAKNLILTGGVANNYAIKKYLSHDYDSIIVPKNPQFNGALGCCFYGSKLKTMFKE; from the coding sequence TTGAGAATTTTAGGTATTGATCTTGGAAGTAGAGAAGTAAAACTTGCACTTATGGAAGATAATAAAATTTGTGATTACTTTAAAATAAGTACAATAAATTTTTATAAAAATTACTGCTCATATAAAAATAACAAAATTGAAGTAGATTTAGGCAAGCTTAACATAAGTGATATTGATAGAGCCGTTTCAACAGGTTATGGTAAAAACAATACTAACCTATCAATGTTTAAACCCATAAATGAAATTAAGGCTCACGTTTATGGAGCTATGTATCAAACAAAACTCTATGATTTCGTACTTCTTGATATAGGTGGGCAAGATGTCAAGGTAGCCCGTGTTGAAAATAAATTTATAAAGGATCTAGAATTAAACGAAAAATGTGCTGCTTCATGCGGTAGATACCTTGAAAATATGGCAACTGTTTTAGAAGTTCCACTTGATGAAATGAGTTCATTTTATAAAAATCCAGTTAAATTAAATTCAACATGTGCAGTCTTTTCTGAATCTGAACTTATAGGGAAAATAGCCGAGGGAACTCCAATGGATAGACTATGTGCTGGTGTAAATTACTCAATGTACAATAAAATGAAGCCCCTTTTAGCAAAATTTAGGGCAAAAAATTTAATCTTAACAGGAGGGGTTGCAAATAACTATGCTATAAAAAAATACTTATCTCACGATTATGACAGCATTATTGTTCCCAAGAATCCACAATTTAATGGAGCACTTGGTTGCTGTTTTTACGGCAGTAAATTAAAAACTATGTTCAAAGAATAA
- a CDS encoding 2-hydroxyacyl-CoA dehydratase family protein, with product MKKIGLTTTVPIEVLLAAGYTPVDLNNLFVGSKNYSKYIDEAEKDGFPRSLCAWIKGIYGACISNNITEIVGVHDGDCSNTKALTEVLSMKGIKVYPFSYPSSHNITDVRRELDNFMNLFGVTLSEVEKVRAELNEIRKLGIKIDNLTYKDNKATALENHIWQISFSDLNHDMSLFKHDINETIHIISKRQSSPSVLRLGYIGVPPMTSDIYEFVENFSAHIVYNEVQREFAFPRAYKAQNIYEQYWDYTYPYDVYFRITEIQKQIDERKLDGIIHYTQAFCYRGIQDIVIKKNLKIPVLNIEGDKLNHLDARTKLRIEAFLDMLLDAKEGIF from the coding sequence ATGAAAAAAATAGGTTTAACCACTACTGTTCCTATTGAAGTGTTACTGGCTGCAGGATACACTCCTGTTGATTTAAATAACTTATTTGTAGGATCTAAAAATTATTCTAAATATATAGATGAAGCTGAAAAAGATGGATTTCCAAGAAGTCTTTGTGCATGGATAAAAGGTATATATGGAGCTTGTATTAGTAACAACATAACTGAAATAGTTGGTGTACATGATGGCGACTGCTCAAATACAAAAGCTCTGACAGAAGTCCTCTCCATGAAAGGAATAAAAGTATATCCATTTTCATATCCATCAAGCCACAATATAACTGATGTAAGGCGTGAACTTGATAATTTTATGAATTTATTTGGAGTTACCTTGAGTGAAGTGGAGAAAGTAAGAGCCGAATTAAATGAAATACGCAAACTCGGAATAAAAATAGATAACTTAACTTATAAGGATAACAAAGCCACTGCACTTGAAAATCATATATGGCAAATATCCTTTAGTGATTTAAATCATGATATGAGCCTTTTTAAGCATGATATAAATGAAACAATACATATTATATCTAAGAGGCAGTCAAGTCCTTCTGTACTTCGTCTCGGCTATATTGGTGTGCCTCCTATGACATCTGATATATATGAATTTGTTGAAAACTTTAGTGCCCACATCGTTTATAACGAAGTCCAAAGAGAATTTGCCTTTCCAAGAGCTTATAAAGCTCAAAATATATATGAGCAATATTGGGACTACACTTATCCTTATGATGTTTATTTTAGGATAACGGAAATACAAAAGCAGATTGATGAAAGAAAACTGGATGGAATCATACATTATACACAAGCCTTTTGTTACAGAGGTATTCAAGACATAGTAATAAAGAAAAATTTAAAAATACCTGTACTAAACATAGAAGGCGATAAATTAAACCATCTTGATGCTAGAACCAAATTAAGAATTGAAGCTTTCTTGGACATGCTTCTTGATGCTAAGGAGGGAATCTTTTGA
- a CDS encoding ferredoxin, with protein MKAHVDKETCIGCGTCPAVCPDIFKMDDDGKAVATDAEIALELKASAREAASSCPVDAINVR; from the coding sequence ATGAAAGCACATGTAGACAAAGAAACGTGCATCGGCTGTGGTACATGTCCAGCAGTATGTCCTGATATATTTAAAATGGATGACGATGGTAAGGCAGTTGCTACTGATGCAGAAATTGCACTTGAATTAAAGGCGTCAGCTAGAGAAGCAGCAAGTTCATGTCCTGTAGATGCAATTAACGTTAGATAA
- a CDS encoding ABC transporter substrate-binding protein encodes MLKKVFSLSIVLCLTASIFTGCGSAASTSNKDDSLDRVKKAGQIVIGIDDTYPPMEFKDKATGKVSGFDIDMANAIAKKLGVKTKFVPNSFDGIFLALNSKKFDIVHSSISITDERKKTMIFSDPYIYGGNAIFVKKDDNTIKSEKDFTGKTIGCEVGTTAQDVLSKISGIKEIKKYNAMTDAYLDLQNGRIAAVVSDPMVGDYYNVTDPGKFKKLKSSLTKEPIGVAFRKKDKALRDAYNKAIKELKADGTLSKLSKKWFGEDVYAE; translated from the coding sequence ATGTTAAAAAAGGTTTTTTCACTATCAATTGTACTATGCCTAACGGCTTCCATTTTCACAGGATGTGGTTCAGCAGCTTCTACGTCTAATAAGGATGATTCCCTTGATAGGGTTAAAAAGGCAGGCCAAATCGTAATTGGAATAGACGATACTTATCCACCAATGGAATTTAAGGACAAGGCTACAGGTAAAGTTTCTGGCTTTGATATAGATATGGCAAATGCTATAGCTAAGAAACTTGGTGTAAAAACTAAATTTGTTCCTAATTCGTTTGACGGTATTTTTCTTGCTTTAAATTCAAAAAAATTTGATATTGTGCATTCATCTATAAGTATAACGGATGAGAGAAAGAAGACTATGATATTTTCAGACCCATATATATATGGGGGAAATGCAATATTTGTAAAGAAAGATGATAATACAATTAAAAGTGAAAAAGATTTTACAGGTAAAACTATAGGTTGTGAAGTTGGAACTACAGCTCAAGATGTTTTATCTAAGATTTCAGGAATAAAAGAAATTAAAAAATACAATGCTATGACTGATGCATATTTGGATTTACAGAATGGAAGGATAGCAGCGGTTGTAAGTGACCCTATGGTTGGAGATTATTACAATGTTACGGATCCTGGGAAATTTAAGAAACTAAAATCATCTCTTACTAAAGAACCTATAGGTGTTGCATTTAGAAAAAAAGACAAGGCTTTAAGAGATGCTTATAATAAAGCAATAAAGGAACTTAAAGCAGATGGAACATTGTCAAAGTTATCTAAGAAATGGTTTGGCGAAGATGTTTATGCTGAATAA
- a CDS encoding amino acid ABC transporter permease, with translation MDISSLNKVIPVLIDGTRITLLLTCFSIVIGCIIGTIIAMFKTSSFKVLRLIGKFYTWILRGTPLLLQLYVFYYGLPALGVTLTPTQAAILGLSLNSGAYIAEIIRGGILAIDKGQFEASKALGLTYGQTMRRIILPQAIRVVIPPCGNEFIAMIKDTSLVSVITMEELLRKAQLLVSASGDAVTPYLFAGIMYLLMTTVFTGLFSKLEKKLSVY, from the coding sequence ATGGATATAAGCTCTTTAAATAAAGTAATTCCAGTACTTATTGATGGTACACGTATTACTTTGCTTCTTACTTGTTTTTCAATAGTTATTGGATGTATTATAGGAACTATTATAGCTATGTTTAAAACTTCATCATTTAAAGTGTTAAGGCTAATAGGTAAGTTTTATACATGGATTTTAAGAGGAACACCACTTTTGTTACAATTATATGTTTTTTATTATGGACTTCCAGCTTTAGGCGTTACCCTTACTCCTACACAGGCAGCGATATTGGGGTTAAGCTTAAATTCAGGAGCATATATTGCAGAAATAATAAGAGGAGGAATACTAGCTATTGATAAGGGGCAATTTGAAGCCTCAAAAGCATTAGGGTTAACATATGGTCAGACTATGAGACGAATTATATTACCTCAAGCTATTAGAGTAGTAATTCCACCTTGTGGTAATGAATTCATAGCTATGATAAAAGATACTTCCCTAGTTTCAGTAATTACTATGGAAGAACTTTTAAGAAAGGCTCAACTCTTAGTTTCGGCTTCTGGTGATGCGGTTACTCCATATTTATTTGCAGGAATAATGTATCTTCTAATGACTACTGTATTTACTGGACTATTTTCAAAATTAGAGAAAAAATTATCTGTATACTAA
- a CDS encoding amino acid ABC transporter ATP-binding protein, protein MLMVEAKNLTKSFGKLTVFKDLNVSISKGEVLVIIGPSGSGKSTLLRCLNHLEEPDGGEVIIEGQPLDNKNRKQYRETIEKMGMVFQNYNLFPHMTVLQNVMEAPITVKKENKEEVRKRAEKLIEKVGLSDKLDVYPSKLSGGQKQRVAIARALCMQPDIMLFDEPTSALDPELVGEVLNVMKELAEEGMTMAVVTHEMGFAREVADRVIFMDGGKIVEESTPEEIFSNPKEERTKAFLNKIL, encoded by the coding sequence ATGTTAATGGTAGAAGCCAAAAATTTAACCAAATCTTTTGGTAAGCTGACAGTTTTTAAGGATTTGAATGTTAGCATTTCTAAAGGGGAAGTACTTGTTATAATAGGACCATCTGGTTCAGGTAAGAGTACTCTTTTAAGATGTTTAAATCACCTTGAAGAGCCAGACGGCGGTGAAGTTATTATCGAAGGACAGCCTTTAGATAATAAAAATAGAAAACAGTATAGGGAAACAATAGAAAAGATGGGCATGGTTTTTCAAAATTACAACCTATTCCCACATATGACTGTGCTTCAAAATGTAATGGAAGCCCCAATAACAGTTAAAAAGGAAAACAAAGAAGAAGTACGTAAAAGAGCTGAAAAGTTAATTGAAAAAGTTGGACTTAGTGATAAGCTTGATGTATATCCTTCAAAATTATCAGGAGGTCAAAAGCAGAGGGTTGCTATAGCTAGAGCACTTTGTATGCAACCAGATATAATGCTATTTGACGAACCAACGTCTGCATTAGATCCAGAACTTGTAGGTGAGGTATTAAACGTAATGAAAGAGCTTGCTGAAGAAGGAATGACAATGGCGGTTGTAACTCATGAGATGGGCTTTGCACGTGAAGTTGCTGATAGAGTAATATTCATGGATGGCGGAAAAATAGTGGAGGAGAGTACTCCTGAAGAGATATTCTCTAATCCAAAAGAAGAGAGAACTAAAGCGTTTTTGAATAAAATATTATAG
- a CDS encoding tryptophan transporter, producing the protein MIMNLRKLVINSLFLAIGVVLHQITPPIFLGMKPDFSLAMLFIIIIINDDYKTCISSGIIAGLLAAATTTFPGGQLPNIIDRIVTTTVIFIALKPLRNKLNNKIQIIGTTLIGTVISGGVFLGSALIIVGLPASFKALFMAVVLPATIINTIVAVIIFLAVQRGKAVVFHTTK; encoded by the coding sequence ATTATTATGAATTTAAGAAAACTAGTTATTAATTCTTTATTTTTAGCCATAGGTGTTGTTTTACATCAAATTACACCGCCTATATTTTTAGGCATGAAGCCTGACTTCTCACTAGCAATGTTATTTATAATTATAATAATCAATGATGACTACAAAACATGCATAAGCTCAGGTATTATAGCAGGACTACTTGCAGCTGCAACCACTACATTCCCAGGAGGGCAATTACCTAATATAATAGACAGAATTGTTACTACAACCGTAATATTTATAGCATTAAAACCTTTAAGAAATAAATTAAATAATAAAATACAAATAATAGGAACAACTTTAATTGGAACTGTTATAAGTGGAGGAGTATTTTTAGGCTCAGCACTGATAATTGTAGGATTACCTGCCAGTTTTAAAGCATTATTTATGGCAGTCGTACTTCCTGCAACAATTATAAATACAATAGTAGCTGTAATAATATTTTTAGCTGTACAGCGTGGTAAAGCAGTAGTGTTTCATACTACCAAATGA